The Microbacterium sp. KUDC0406 genome includes a window with the following:
- a CDS encoding RNA-binding protein, translating into MLAAALEHVVKGIVDHPDDVRITASASSRGDLLEVHVHPDDRGRVIGRGGRTAKALRTLIAALADGRRVRVDVADD; encoded by the coding sequence GTGCTCGCCGCCGCGCTCGAACACGTCGTCAAGGGGATCGTCGATCACCCGGACGACGTCCGCATCACCGCATCCGCGTCGTCTCGTGGCGACCTCCTCGAGGTGCACGTGCACCCGGATGACCGTGGTCGCGTGATCGGGCGCGGCGGCCGCACCGCCAAGGCGCTGCGTACGCTGATCGCAGCCCTCGCCGACGGTCGCCGTGTGCGCGTCGACGTCGCGGACGACTGA